TATTAATACTTTATGTCTCCAGCCAGTTCTTGATCAAAGGAAGATGCATTAACAATTCGTGTCTCCAACCAGTTTAGATCATAGGAAACTATGGCATAATGCACTGCTGAATTTTCTTGTTAGTGCTCACTGACAATATTTGTTCTCACGTACGGTAATGCCTTTCGGTTAAACTAGGAATTAGTTCATTATTGAAAGGTTTCATCTGCATTTTTTTGCTTCATTCATTTTTTGTCTATTTATTTTGCATAGAAAACCATCTTTGGTATGCTTTAATAGGGCTTATTTAATACAGTACAAGCAAAATTGGAAGTAATAGCAAACCAGCCATGAAAAGTTTGAGAGACCATGCAAACCACAAGAAATGATGTGCTCCtgttattttgccatgatcttgtgGCCCAATTCCAAGGCTCTATAAACTAATGTTAGCTACTTGCTTCTTTGGATGCCTTAATTATAGCCAGCGAGGAAGATGGGGAAGACAGAGCCAGCAAGGAAGATGGCTCGGCCCTGCCGCTGATGCCCACCGGCCACTTCCGTCAGGCTCCGTCGTGGGAGGGGGCGCACCATTTTTGGGTGTTCCTTTCCTACGATCTGTTCAGGTTGATCATTCTTTTTTATCCTGTCATTTTTTTATTTGCTTTGACAGTGTATTTGGGTTATTTCTTTTTTCTGGAGCTTGGGCATATTGGTTGTCTTGTTGGCTCTTTTTACCAGCAGTCTTTCCTTTTCAGTTTATGGGAGCGATTACTAGCTTACATACATAGTTTAGTTATTAAGTTTCTACGTAAGTTCAGCCTCAGAGTACAGATTTTGTATCTATTGCTTATTTAATCAATTGAGATCTATTCTCTCCGGTTCATATAGTATGTTAGCATTTAACTTGGAAACTGTATGCTTACTTCAAAATTGGAATGTGAATTTTGCTTGCTGATAGATTCAGTTATGACATGGTTGCCTACTACTCAAAATGATTTTATAGCGTATCATAAATTTCAGGAACTGTATCACAACAGATCATTGGCATTGTAGCTTCAGTGGACATGTATGCTGAATATCCCCTCACTGGACAATATTGGATTTTAGTGTATACAAGCCCTCCTCTCAGCTGCTCAGGTAGTTCTTCTTTCTCATTATCAATAAATAAGTTGGTTATAAAATATGCTTGAAGATTGCAACACAGAGAGATTACTTGGCAGACTAAAATAATTGGGAGCTTCTGATTGGACCCTTCAAGCAATAGTGTTGTTAATATGTTAATTATTAGATTATGTTACTAGAATAATTATTGGAGACAcacgcatgcacacacacacaaacacaattATGTCCGTTCATGTATCATATCCTTATATGCAAACTAATTTTTTCCCTTATACACAGGGATTTATGTTCTATGCTGGATGCATATTTTTGCACCCCTTTTGAAATTATTATGGTGCATATGTGATATACCTAGCTTGTACTCATTCCAACCGAAGGGGTGTGTCTTTAATTTCCCTTTTAAGAAGAAACCTTCTGCAGTGATGTGTCTCTATATTGGCAAATGATTATGGTAGAAATACCAGGAAACTAATTGGAACTCATAAAGCTCATGAGCATCACGGAGCCAATAGTGTGATAAATTTTATTTTATGTCTGCAACTTTTGGTATCACAAAGCAAGGATGAACCCCCTACATTTTTTTACACCTTTAACTACATTATTTGTTGTGCCATTGTGGATGTACCTACCAGATATTTGAATAAAATTTAGCCATTCAATATACATACCAGGAAATTTAGACGCTCTTGTTCGTTACAGGCATAAACACCTTACTGCAAATGTTCTTCGTGTCTCGCCTCCCCATCGTGATGGGTGGCTCCTACAGCTTCGCCATGCCAACCATCTCCATCATCTTGGCTGGACGCTACGACGTGTGGGAGATCCTCACGAGGTACTTACTACCCAGCAGAATTGACTTCTTACCACATAAGAGTTGTTGTACGCAAGCTAAGAAATTTGTGTCGTTGCAATAGATAAAACTGGTTCTTTACTAATTAACCATTGTTTGTTTGATGTTTTATTTGTGAAATTTGATTACTAATATTTTGATCTTGAGAAGAACATGGCAGCACCTGCAGATTAAACAACCAGTATATCTCTACTTATTAGCTTCATGATGTGTTATTGCTTCTAGATAGGCATGTCTATTTCTTTCGCTGTCATTGCAGAAACTTTTTTATCGTGTATACTGCAATGTTGAGCTTTCAATTCTTTTACCCAGTTTAACACATATTGGAGGGTGGGAGGATATACCGGTGCAATGGATGAACCAAGACTACCAAGAGGTCAATTGCCTGAGTATATGCCAACTATCTGAATACATATGGCATGAGACTGACGCCGATTAGTTCCTCCCTGAATGCTTGACTGCCAGGTCTTCTTTCATCGGAAATTGTTGTGCACTGATAATTTTGTTAGTTCTCACCCTCCCTATTCAAACAGAATTCAAGCATATTACATGATGTATGTATATAAGAAGCTTAGTCGTGTGTCAGGCTTTGCAAATAAAACTTAGAGCTCAAGTAGTTCAGAATCATACTGAATATCGCGTATCATGTATCTATAATAACAAGCATAACTGACTATGATTTTTTAGGATATTATTTGCAGATTTTAGGAAAGGAAACCTGACAGAGTTCCAGGGAAGTGGAGTGAGTTCCCTATTTACATTTAAATTGTACTCCCTTCCTTGAAAAGAAGGCATATCAgttttggtcaaagtcaaacaaTGTATTGGTTTGCTCTTTTGCTACATGTTCTTAAATTATTGTATGATGCATCTTTAGGCGGTGAGACCAGAAGCTGGGTGATCAAAGCAACTACATGATGCATCTCTGTCTATGTAGCTGTTTACCATAAGCTGGGTGATCAAAGCAATCTACATGATGCATCTCTGTCTATGTAGCTGTTTACCATAAGCTGGGTGATCAAAGCAATCTACATGATGCATCTCTGTCTATGTAGCTGTTTACCATAAGCTGGGTGATCAAAGCAATCTACATGATGCATCTCTGTCTATGTAGCTGTTTACCATAAGCTGGGTGATCAAAGCAATCTACATGATGCATCTCTGTCTATGTAGCTGTTTACCATAAGCTGGGTGATCAAAGCAATCTACATGATGCATCTCTGTCTATGTAGCTGTTTACCATAAGCTGGGTGATCAAAGCAATCTACATGATGCATCTCTGTCTATGTAGCTGTTTACCATAAGCTGGGTGATCAAAACAATCTACATGATGCATCTCTGTCTATGTAGCTTTACTTAGCATAAACTGATCTTAATGACTTTGTTTAAACCTATGAGCCTACCATCTATGTAGCTTCATACCATCTATATAATGTGTCCCTTCCTATCTACTTCCCTTGTGTATCACATTGTAACGAAGCATTTATGTACCAGCAGTAAAGACTTGGGTGTCTGAATATTCTCGCAATTCTTGGCTCCCTCTCGGCCTTTGCGCCATTGGCGCAACGAGTCATCTAGTTGCTATTAAgggtaacaagatggggtttattcatacgtgagtttatcttgtctacatcatgtcatcttgcctaatgcattactttgtttttctatgaacttaatacactcaatgcatgctagatagcggtcgagtaatagtagtagatgtagaatcgtttcagtctactaatcttggacatgatgccgaTATACATGATCATGGCCTTGCATATCGTCGTAATTATTtatttttctatcaattgcccaacagtaatttgtttactcaccgtatgctattttctcgagagaagcctctagtgaaaactatggcccccgggtctatatttTATCATATAAAAACCCTAAAAATACATTgctgtaattttatttatttattttattttgtgttttagtCCGATCTATTTATCAAATCCTATACAGtttaatctatctcaataccattgagggattgacaacccctcgacgtgttgggttgcaagtatttgttgtttgtgtgcaggtgttgtttacatagtgttgcttggttctcctactagattgataaccttggtttcgtaaccgagggaaatacttatctctactgtactaCATCATTccctcctcttcgaggaaatcccaacgcagctcacaGGTAGCaacaagcttcttgtgatgttcTATTACCGAGAGGGCTTAGAGATATCTCTCCGCCACAAGGAGtaacaaatcccagtctcgatccatgcAACTCAATAAATACCTTCAGAGATACCCGAAGAGCACCTTTATTATCACCCAGTTACGAAGTGATGTTTGATAGGTCACAAAgtattcctctggtattcgggagtggCGTGATCTGATGGTCTAAGGAATAGATACTTGACATTATGGAAGTTGCGGCAAAGTGAACTTAGTGATACGATCAAATGCTAAACTTATGGTTGGgtctgtccatcacatcattcttctaatgatgtgatcccgttatcaaatgatagctcatgtctatggttaagaaaccttaaccatctttgatgaaCGAGCTAGTCTATTAGAGGTTCACTAGGGGCACAGTGTtatttatgtatcca
Above is a window of Triticum urartu cultivar G1812 unplaced genomic scaffold, Tu2.1 TuUngrouped_contig_10318, whole genome shotgun sequence DNA encoding:
- the LOC125526501 gene encoding uncharacterized protein LOC125526501 isoform X1, yielding MLDAGWGLVGELLLHRLRHERVRNIAGAVSCVPTPRLYSNTPSDFHFKLESLAQEFGSLSEFAEHLAANVDIVFPVIHGNLVKMVVFSQRGRWGRQSQQGRWLGPAADAHRPLPSGSVVGGGAPFLGVPFLRSVQVDHSFLSCHFFICFDSVFGLFLFSGAWAYWLSCWLFLPAVFPFQFMGAITSLHT